The Montipora capricornis isolate CH-2021 chromosome 3, ASM3666992v2, whole genome shotgun sequence genome includes the window ctggttaattaattaaatggcCCTtaattcgcgcggcggccatattggccatcgACAAAacatttcgtaccccgagcctcgagttgaagtgtttgggaacgagtttcggtgagGCAAGACAagagttttcaatccctcgggactcaagatggccgccgtgtgattaaTTAAGGCCCATCAACGCGATACTTACTCTTATACACTTCGTTTCCTTCAACCTTCTTCAAGTCTGACTCGCCTAAAACGGCTGTAAGATTTCCAGAATTAACGTATGAGCAATTGATCCCCGGATTGGCAAACTGAGAGATGCAGTGAGCAGCGGTTAGTACCCATTCTTGATTGAGTAATGAGCCGCCACAGAAGATGCCATTGTTAGAATTCGATTGGAGCCCAACTTGCCACGGCCAATCCTGGATTTTTGTGGACCTGCCACCCACTATGCGGCTCGATAATGACTTTAAGTCGCCTAAGTCAGCCagtacaaaacaaaagtaatttttatcGTAATAagccgaatgcataaatggcggccgaaaaaatactcttttgtttttgtcctaattagcctcactagcctcgtttgcatggacaaaatacaaagaaaggttgcttgagaTCGAGGCTAgagagtctcattagcacataaacaaaagaacacatttttggccgccatttatgcattcggtcagtGTGATTCCTTTTATCTGACCTCAAGTAATCGTTATGGTATTTCTCTACACTTACAACAcacatgtattttgttttattttgatcCACCGCACAAATTACTTAAAAGTTAACAACACTGCCAACTATTCGACGTCAGAGGCATGGATCTATTCTTTCAATTATAGCACAACTTGCTTTAAGACAATCTACGCTGCAAAGACGTTTGCGATACCGTCAAAGCGAGACCAATGAGATGGTATACTATGGGCATGTCCTAACAGCCAAAAAGCCTGTGTATTGGAACTTTCTTTATTGCAATCATGGAAACCTGGGCCCAAGGGGGAATCACACGGAAGTGGACAAAGAATTCACTGGTGGAATCGGAACTGGGAAAAGTTTACAAGATTAACGAAGTGCCCAAGAGTTCTTTTTCCCTTATTGAACAATATCCTTAATTCACTTACAATGCACAACAGCAGCTTCTTCCCTGACCGGATAAAAAACTAGGGTTGCCACTTCTACAAAATCAACTACCGGTTATAAATATATGTGTAACCTACGCAGCAGGTGGCATATTTTGTCGCGGGATTATTTAACACGTAGGAGAAAATCGATTGTTGCGCCGTTGTGTTTTGGCCGGGAGAGAGCTGCTGCGAAGCGTATTAGGCACCATGCCCCTCACGGCCCACTAGCTTCTAAGACAACGATTTGTCATCGATTTACTCGTGCGTGTGTAAATATCCCGCCAGCAACGTAGGTTTAATATGCGAAGAAAGTGAGAGATTAAAAattgtggttttttttgttttgtttttttgcaagcAACACGCGTGCTTGTCCTTACCCACAACACAGTCTTTCGTTTCAATGGCAAGTCCCTCGCATGGCCGCCCGCCGCGGTCAGGTGGTGGATTGTTACAGTATCGTACCCTTATCCTTTTTTCTTTCCCACAGCACTTCTTAATACATTTACTCCAAGAGTTCCAAGATCCCCAGTTGCCATGGATCACTAGAAACGGAGACAAAAAGGTCCGCGTACCCGCTCTCAGTTCAAATCGCTAGCAAACTTAAGCCCTACAAGGTCCATAAAACCGCTTTTTCAAATGAATAGTTATAAatgaaagaataataataatgaacttgaTTTAAGCGCCACCTGTATTTTGCGTTGGGACACTAATTGGCCGAatctgaaatcaaatcaaatcaaattaactcaTACCAaattgaggagaggggaaaaccggagtacccggagaaaaacgtctcggagcagagtagagaaccaacaaactcaacccacatatgacgccaagtatGGGAATCGAAGCCTGGCCATATTCAGCATATTGGCGAgtcctctcaccactgcaccaaaCTTGCTCACGAAAGGAACGAAACAATTCTTTCCACCAGGCGTCAGTTGttaaaaaggtggataacgctatccaccggataaatcactatccagcagataaacattagcgaaaccaattgagttatccaatggatagtgatttatctagtggatagcgttatccacccttcgaacaactggagccaggtGAATAACTATTAAAACAACCAACTGAGTTTTCCTCAAGATCGTGATTTCAATGGATAGCACCGTTGAGAATTGAAATAAACGAGTCCTGCAATTTGAGGTCGCCATTCTCTCTCTATACTTATCACAGCGTTAAACGGGCCTAGCCTGAGTCATGCAAAAGCCGATGCTAAGAATCTCACACCATTGGCGAATCCTCGAGAtccctaatctcgtacccagatctcccacggtcatacggaagggagatctggtaaagttcgatttcgagcatgctcagtgccagcgaggcccgaaatacgggcttttctgtcactgcgcatgttcgtactctatgttgtgattttgggtgattttgcggaataaacatggatttcgagagtattcttgtagatattcttttgggtagaggacaaggaaaccttaaacttaagccgaaacagaaaaaaacgctacaggcgattgttttcaaacggtcgagattgtttaattgtcggagcaactgcagaatcactgaaacgagcgcttaggcttaatcaataagcgagtgctattttcttcacacgatctcgtgcaaagtatAGCTAGCCAAACCGTacattgaaagctaaaatgttaaagagggctTAGgcataatcactgaaacgaacgcttaggcttaatcagtaaaggagtgctattttcttcacacaatctcgtgaaaagtgtagttaaccaaaccgtcaattgaaagggaaaatgttaaagagtgcttagacctaatcactgcaacgagcgctattttcttgacacgatctcatgaaaaatgtagttaatctaaccgtaaaattcacaattgatcaccacttaattcgcgagtcacgctttaagaacgacaaatagtgttttgaataaattacatacttcaacttgaatttattagtttttgcgtaccgcgtagccagctacgcagaactttattcgagtggcagggtacgtggggctttcgtcggtaccatttacacaaacgtggcaaatttttaaaattattttcctcaaccgtaaagcttttccggcgtcggaaaaaaacaaaactttccttcgcacaactggcatttattcaaaacagcacatgggCTTGCGAAAAAgcgccccgcgaaataagccaatcggagcgtagattgcattgccccaacctttttttagtagccaatgaaaaatggtgtactgtcgaactttaccagatctcacatttccagtgacagagtgagatctgggtacgagattacgaGATCCCCTTCCCGCCCAATCTCCGAAAAACTGGGGAGTCTGCTCGCAGGTCAGCTAAAGAAATTCATGGTGCTCGGAAATGCATCAGTGCACTGTAGTCTTGTTCTCTTTGTTGGAGCTGACCACACTGAAGGTTCGATTGATCAGCCGTTTTGTGCGCCCGAGTTCCTCCGTGCACACCACGGCTGGAACACTGGTCCAGCCAATTTAATTTTTCACCAATCAGAAAGTCGCCTGCCTGCCATGTACAAaatcaagagagtatgaaggtaagagaagtaatccctcatattggccctattcccatcgtaatccttcttacgttatttttagatctcctgcgagatccggtattcccacgagggttaactgatagccaatcacatgtccccatttttaccaatgttgacagctgaacgaattcccacgcaatgattcgcgtcgttcgcgaaaatggggacgtatgattggctatcagttaaccctcgtgggaataccggatctcgaaaggagatctaaaaataacttaagagggattacgataggaatagggccaataagagggattacctctcttaccttcatactctcttgacaTAATGCAATTGGCTGAATACGAAATACAATTGCGACGGGTGCTACGTCATGGACAAGGAGGATGTTAACCGCActcacaaaacggctggaaatcgagcctagccATACTGTGCTGATTTTATTATCTTGCAACGtcgacttcaaaacgagtcaTTGGACATAACTCATTACCGTCGCCTGAAaattgatcatcatcatcatcatcatcgtgtTCTTCAAACTGAACTGGATCAAAGCCATACTCTTCGCCTGTCCAGATAGTCtggaaacaaatttcaataactAACACTGAATTAATAAGTAACGGAAAACGAAACAGTGGAATACTAGGGATCAGTATTATTCCTTAGAAAATACCGTCCAACAAGGAACAGTGACTTCGAATGATCGGATTTTTAAGTCTCAAGTATTTACGTTTCGTGTGGTTTGAGTGTCATTTTTATCGTCAAGTGGCTTTTTGACGTCTCTTATTGTCAAAATAATAAGGAGCAATTCAACTGTGGTTTCGAGTCATGAAATCATGGGTgtgaaacataaagaaaatTCATTGCAAGCAATGAGATAACACAGCTTGCTAGACACGCGGGGCACTTAAATATACGTTACTATTTGACCAATGCTACGTTCTGCGACGCACTTTTCTTAGACTTGTTAATGTTGGAAGCAAGGAGTCAAACGTTGCCAATATAAGGCGAAAAAATTTCCCCTCAAACAAATTGGATCGTATCATAATTTGAGGAGCATTTCTAGCGATGTGAATTCCATTGGCATCATGTGCGATGGGAAATTCTTCTGTTTTCACAAAACAAGAAGATCCCCAATTAATCTCAGCTTCActtttaaataaacaaaacagaTTCCAACTTACCCTTCCAGCGTTCGATCCGTCTTGTATGAAAAAAAAGTACAGTAAAGCCGCAACAGTGATTTTGTAACTGAAAGGCATGTTGTCATTGCGACAAGCCGATCAAGATCCCGCACCGCATTCGAACCTCGATGGTTTAAAGGTTGTAAAAAATCCCATGTGGCTGCATTCCAAAGGCCGTGTAGATCCGGTTGTGGAATGACAAAGTGCTGACAGGAGGAAACCGAGACGCTGCTTTTAAAGAACTTTCAAAAAAACTCGGAAAATGCCAGACGGAATGCCCGCGTCACCCGACGGTCAAAAAATGCCAAGTCTCATCAGTTTTATGGAAATTTCATGACGATTTTCCTATGTTCAAGGTAATGTCACGCGTGGTTCAAATTGTTAGGTGCTGAATTGTTCTGGCGATTTTCGCTTTGTCGCCGTGTGGGTCTTGTCAATACAAGCAACACAGACCACATCAGGCAGCCCGACAGAGCTCAG containing:
- the LOC138044070 gene encoding trypsin-like isoform X1 encodes the protein MPFSYKITVAALLYFFFIQDGSNAGRTIWTGEEYGFDPVQFEEHDDDDDDDQFSGDVIHGNWGSWNSWSKCIKKCCGKEKRIRVRYCNNPPPDRGGRPCEGLAIETKDCVVGDLKSLSSRIVGGRSTKIQDWPWQVGLQSNSNNGIFCGGSLLNQEWVLTAAHCISQFANPGINCSYVNSGNLTAVLGESDLKKVEGNEVYKNILKVCMHPNYNHRTLDYDLALLKLDTSVFFDVNDAVGPICLPCSRQNFEAGTQCFVTGWGRIHESGPLSSRLRVAGIPIIDQEKCKELYIEGEITPRMLCAGYNQGKIDSCQGDSGGPLVCRENGTLVLAGAVSWGFGCANQGKPGVYTNVIQLRSWIDVIMTRQ